One Oncorhynchus clarkii lewisi isolate Uvic-CL-2024 chromosome 28, UVic_Ocla_1.0, whole genome shotgun sequence genomic region harbors:
- the LOC139387364 gene encoding MARVEL domain-containing protein 2-like, which translates to MKSWNKIFKRGDPESVDGNSSLQKNSLNNAPLELTPQRALDDNLSDDANSTAHSSSTPPYVQGVGGGGDEGTLKDRLRTLLPQSWGSILQKWSNGDADSDLGSAGIKIVPNGTRVSPPVSPILERRYWDTQDSLGTSSKSSHRPLLRDVPIDNDLLHYLPEESELTSIHPAEYYAEKVEVYKLKYSYMKSWPGLLRLLAGFELLFGGMVLACVCAYIHKDSEWSNSYGLYNGAYNNGYGTSGKSYNGPMTLFVIAVVGVAWIVTILLLVIGLTMYYRTILLDSPWWPLTEGVINVALFLLYMAAGIVYLNDLNRGGLCYMTIGINPITSSLCRVDGGQMAGTAFIFINMLMYLISFLVCLKMWRHEATRREMEFFENQENLRPIPVAQTKSPNPQTKRIVFEDEMDSSMRATKLLHVTDFQQEEPGSRNRAIPTGYAQKPRVIADYVMKYPEISSLEDREKYKAVFNDQYQEYKDLHKDISETLVKFRELDAMMSKLLKDGNSHEEQKRIQRILKKYEQKKSDPAFLEKKERCDYLKAKLSHIKNRIRNFDQDTMAKGRT; encoded by the exons ATGAAAAGCTGGAATAAGATATTCAAGAGAGGAGACCCGGAGAGTGTGGATGGGAACTCCTCTTTGCAGAAAAACTCCTTGAACAACGCCCCGCTAGAGCTAACACCTCAGAGGGCCTTAGATGACAACCTTTCAGATGACGCAAACTCCACTGCCCACTCATCCAGCACTCCCCCATATGTACAAGGAGTGGGGGGTGGTGGGGACGAGGGGACCCTTAAGGACAGGTTGAGAACTCTCCTCCCCCAATCATGGGGCAGTATTCTCCAGAAATGGAGCAATGGGGATGCTGACTCTGACCTGGGCTCCGCAGGGATCAAGATTGTGCCCAATGGGACCAGGGTGAGTCCACCTGTCAGTCCTATACTGGAGAGGAGGTACTGGGACACTCAGGACTCACTGGGGACCTCCAGCAAGAGTTCCCATAGGCCCTTGTTGAGGGACGTCCCTATAGACAATGACCTACTCCATTATCTTCCAGAGGAATCAGAGTTGACCAGTATCCATCCAGCTGAGTACTATGCTGAGAAGGTGGAGGTCTACAAGCTGAAGTACTCCTATATGAAATCATGGCCTGGGTTACTGAGACTCCTGGCTGGGTTTGAACTTCTCTTTGGCGGTATGGTCCTTGCCTGTGTCTGTGCCTACATCCATAAGGACAGTGAGTGGTCGAACTCCTATGGACTGTACAATGGTGCGTATAACAATGGATATGGCACATCGGGGAAGTCCTATAATGGACCTATGACTCTATTCGTGATAGCGGTGGTTGGGGTGGCGTGGATTGTAACCATCCTCCTACTGGTAATAGGGCTGACTATGTACTACCGTACCATCCTCCTGGACTCACCCTGGTGGCCTCTCACTGAAGGCGTCATCAACGTTGCCCTGTTCCTCCTCTACATGGCTGCTGGTATCGTGTACCTGAATGACCTCAACCGTGGGGGTTTGTGTTACATGACTATAGGTATTAACCCCATAACGTCCAGCCTGTGTCGGGTGGACGGGGGCCAGATGGCTGGCACGGCTTTCATCTTCATCAACATGCTGATGTACCTCATCAGCTTCCTGGTGTGTCTGAAGATGTGGAGGCACGAGGCCACCCGCAGGGAGATGGAGTTCTTTGAGAACCAG GAGAATCTGAGGCCCATCCCTGTGGCCCAGACCAAATCTCCCAATCCGCAGACCAAGAGGATTGTGTTTGAGGATGAGATGGACAGCTCAATGAGGGCAACCAAACTCCTCCACGTCACAGACTTTCAGCAAGAGGAGCCAGGTAGCCGGAACAGAGCCATCCCCACAGGGTACGCCCAGAAGCCCAGAGTCATCGCCGATTATGTCAT GAAGTATCCAGAAATCTCCTCTTTGGAGGATAGGGAGAAATACAAAGCTGTCTTCAACGACCAGTATCAGGAGTACAAGGACCTTCACAAAGACATCAGTGAGACCCTTGTGAAGTTCAGAGAGCTGGATGCCATGATGAGTAAACTCCTCAAAGATGGCAACAGTCATGAG GAACAGAAGAGAATCCAGCGGATTTTGAAGAAGTACGAGCAAAAAAAGAGT GACCCTGCCTTCCTGGAGAAGAAGGAAAGATGTGACTATCTGAAAGCTAAATTAAGCCACATCAAGAACAGGATCCGCAATTTCGACCAAGACACCATGGCAAAGGGTCGGACGTGA